A window of Bos taurus isolate L1 Dominette 01449 registration number 42190680 breed Hereford chromosome 8, ARS-UCD2.0, whole genome shotgun sequence contains these coding sequences:
- the LOC101908039 gene encoding LOW QUALITY PROTEIN: interferon tau (The sequence of the model RefSeq protein was modified relative to this genomic sequence to represent the inferred CDS: inserted 2 bases in 2 codons; substituted 2 bases at 2 genomic stop codons), which produces MDFTLSLLITLVLISYGPGGSLGCDLSQNHVXKQNLRLLGQMSRLSPHSCLXNRKGFGFPQQMVEGDQLQEAQAISVLHEMLQQSFTLFHTECFFAAWDTALLEQLRTGLQQQLDDLDACQGQVTGEEDSALGRMGPTLVLKRYFHGIHVYLKEKEYSDCTWEIVRVEMMXALSSSSSLXKRLRKMDGDLNSA; this is translated from the exons ATGGATTTCACACTCTCTCTACTAATAACCCTGGTGCTGATCAGCTATGGCCCGGGAGGATCTCTGGGCTGTGATCTCTCTCAGAACCACG TCAAGCAAAACCTCAGGCTCCTGGGCCAAATGAGCAGACTCTCCCCTCACTCCTGTCTGTAGAACAGAAAAGGCTTCGGTTTTCCCCAGCAGATGGTGGAGGGTGACCAGCTCCAGGAGGCCCAGGCCATCTCTGTGCTCCATGAGATGCTCCAGCAGAGCTTCACCCTCTTCCACACAGAGTGCTTCTTTGCTGCCTGGGACACTGCCCTTCTGGAGCAGCTCCGCACTGGACTGCAACAGCAGCTGGACGACCTGGATGCCTGCCAGGGGCAGGTGACGGGAGAGGAAGACTCTGCCCTGGGAAGAATGGGCCCCACTCTGGTCTTGAAGAGGTACTTCCACGGAATCCATGTCTACCTGAAAGAGAAAGAATACAGTGACTGCACCTGGGAAATCGTCAGAGTGGAGATGA GAGCCCTGTCTTCATCAAGCAGCCTGTAAAAAAGGTTAAGAAAGATGGATGGAGATCTGAACTCAGCTTGA